The following are from one region of the Arachis duranensis cultivar V14167 chromosome 10, aradu.V14167.gnm2.J7QH, whole genome shotgun sequence genome:
- the LOC107469667 gene encoding WAT1-related protein At4g08290 translates to MGEELSYCEKVRAWFTKSKAFLLILSLQFGSAGMYIITMDALNKGLSHYVFVVYRNVVATLALGPFAFFLERKVRPKMTPRIFAEIVALAFIEIILDQCFTFLGMKLTSASFASAVMNSVPSITFVLAIIFRMNQGVVTSAIQFYVQGLVIKTTGPVFVTAFNPLRMIIVTAFASILLSEKLYLGSVIGGVVVVVGLYLVVWGKSKEKKGVKHAMLPPSPEKEIQQQQLPVTVPRNFDASNNNNNDDDDDNNMDHQLMVVVGIKNNDVEARRSSSC, encoded by the exons atgggtgaagaattgagCTATTGTGAGAAAGTTCGTGCATGGTTCACAAAATCAAAGGCATTTTTGCTAATATTAAGCTTGCAATTTGGGTCAGCGGGCATGTACATTATCACCATGGATGCTCTAAACAAGGGATTGAGTCATTATGTCTTTGTTGTTTATCGTAATGTTGTTGCCACTCTCGCTCTTGGCCCCTTCGCTTTTTTCCTtgaaag GAAAGTTAGGCCCAAGATGACACCTCGGATATTTGCAGAGATTGTGGCACTGGCTTTTATAGA GATTATACTTGATCAATGCTTCACCTTCCTGGGAATGAAATTAACTTCAGCATCTTTTGCATCTGCTGTGATGAACTCTGTACCCTCCATAACCTTTGTGCTGGcaattatttttagg ATGAATCAGGGAGTAGTAACATCAGCAATACAGTTCTATGTGCAAGGGCTGGTGATTAAAACAACGGGTCCAGTATTTGTGACTGCTTTCAATCCCCTGCGTATGATCATAGTCACAGCCTTCGCTTCCATACTCCTTTCTGAGAAGCTCTACCTAGGAAG TGTTATTGGAGGAGTAGTGGTGGTTGTAGGGCTTTATTTGGTTGTGTGGGGAAAATCTAAAGAGAAGAAAGGCGTAAAACATGCGATGCTGCCACCATCCCCTGAAAAAGAAATCCAACAACAGCAGCTACCAGTTACTGTTCCCAGAAATTTTGATGCcagcaacaataataataatgatgacgACGATGATAATAATATGGATCATCAACTTATGGTCGTGGTTGGAATCAAGAACAACGACGTTGAAGCAAGAAGATCATCATCATGTTAG